The following are encoded together in the Chaetodon auriga isolate fChaAug3 chromosome 4, fChaAug3.hap1, whole genome shotgun sequence genome:
- the apbb2b gene encoding amyloid beta precursor protein binding family B member 2 isoform X6, with protein MKLQMFATSLPLVPQQGVGTMKFSLFYSTNCLPFLPCFLGHRERDFAYVARDKNTRILKCHVFRCDTPAKAIATSLHEICSRIMTERKNAKAMAGGSLQDRMQAGLDLPLQAEFPTPKTELVQKFQVLYLGMLPVARPIGMDILNGAIDSLIGSSSREDWTPVALNVADATVTISKDKDEEEVLVECRVRFLSFMGVGRDVHTFAFVMDVGGHHFDCHVFWCEPNAGNVSEAVQAACMLRYQKCLVARPPSQKACGSSPPGDSVSRRVSTSVKRGVLSLIDTLKQKRPVTELPQ; from the exons ATGAAACTCCAAATGTTTGCCACCTCCTTGCCTCTTGTCCCCCAGCAGGGGGTCGGTACGATGaaattttctctcttttattccaCTAACtgtcttcctttcctcccttgcTTCcttggacacagagagag GGACTTTGCATATGTGGCGCGGGATAAAAACACCAGGATCCTGAAATGTCATGTGTTCCGCTGTGACACGCCAGCCAAAGCCATCGCCACCAGCCTGCATGAGATCTGCTCCCGG ataatgacagagagaaagaatgcCAAAGCGATGGCTGGAGGCTCTCTCCAGGACAGGATGCAGGCAGGACTGGATCTCCCTTTACAAG CAGAGTTCCCCACACCAAAGACAGAGCTGGTCCAGAAGTTTCAGGTGCTTTACCTTGGGATGTTACCTGTGGCCAGACCAATAG GCATGGACATACTGAATGGAGCTATAGACAGTTTAATCGGTTCTTCCAGCAGAGAGGACTGGACTCCAGTAGCCCTCAATGTGGCAGATGCTACTGTCACCATCAGCAAAGACAAG GACGAAGAGGAAGTGCTGGTGGAGTGTCGCGTTCGTTTCCTGTCTTTCATGGGCGTCGGGCGTGACGTGCACACGTTTGCCTTTGTCATGGACGTTGGCGGCCATCATTTTGACTGTCACGTCTTCTGGTGTGAGCCCAACGCTGGGAATGTGTCGGAGGCTGTACAGGCAGCTTGTATG CTGCGGTACCAGAAGTGTTTGGTGGCTCGACCCCCCTCCCAGAAAGCCTGCGGCTCGTCTCCCCCCGGTGACTCGGTGTCCCGCCGGGTTTCGACCAGCGTGAAGAGAGGCGTCCTGTCTCTCATCGACACCCTCAAACAGAAGAGGCCCGTCACCGAGTTGCCGCAGTAA
- the apbb2b gene encoding amyloid beta precursor protein binding family B member 2 isoform X5 → MMLGKDYMLAIVIVNYEDIWSEQSFQTDPDLPPGWKKITDMAGIYYWHIPTGTTQWERPATRPSPPGQTESQALSDHTASTPRKHSLGSLSPSPTPDHEPCQAEIFYRASTRSGSTTSDSSVEPLSTHEPTLTTCGFVNSCYFPRSTSLQGMPDQECRPQHQEYEDKKQVWSDFGGKIDSEVWKDLQAATVNPDPSLKEFEGATLRYASLKLRNRPVVEEEESSSVNSDPEAKCFAVRSLGWVEMAEEDLAPGKSSVAVNNCIRQLSYCKNDIRDTVGIWGEGKDMYLLLENNMLNLVDPMDRSVLHSQPIASIRVWGVGRDNGRDFAYVARDKNTRILKCHVFRCDTPAKAIATSLHEICSRIMTERKNAKAMAGGSLQDRMQAGLDLPLQAEFPTPKTELVQKFQVLYLGMLPVARPIGMDILNGAIDSLIGSSSREDWTPVALNVADATVTISKDKDEEEVLVECRVRFLSFMGVGRDVHTFAFVMDVGGHHFDCHVFWCEPNAGNVSEAVQAACMLRYQKCLVARPPSQKACGSSPPGDSVSRRVSTSVKRGVLSLIDTLKQKRPVTELPQ, encoded by the exons ATGATGCTGGGGAAAGACTACATGCTGGCCATTGTGATTGTCAATTACGAGG ATATCTGGAGTGAGCAGTCATTCCAGACGGACCCGGACCTGCCTCCAGGATGGAAGAAGATCACAGACATGGCCGGTATCTACTACTGGCACATTCCTACAGGCACCACCCAGTGGGAGAGGCCTGCCACCCGCCCATCACCCCCAGGACAGACAGAGTCCCAGGCCCTGAGTGACCACACAGCCTCCACACCACGTAAACACTCCCTGGGCTCGCTCAGCCCCTCACCCACCCCTGACCATGAG ccaTGCCAGGCAGAGATCTTCTACAGGGCATCAACTCGTTCAGGCAGCACCACCTCCGACAGCTCAGTGGAGCCTCTCTCCACTCACGAGCCCACCCTAACCACATGTGGATTTGTTAACAGCTGCTACTTT CCTCGATCCACATCTCTACAGGGGATGCCTGATCAAGAATGTCGCCCTCAGCATCAGGAATATGAGGACAAG AAACAGGTGTGGAGTGATTTTGGCGGAAAGATTGATAGTGAAGTGTGGAAG GACCTGCAGGCAGCCACGGTGAACCCTGACCCCAGTCTGAAAGAGTTTGAGGGTGCCACGCTTCGCTATGCATCACTCAAGCTAAG gaACCgtccagtggtggaggaggaagagtccAGCAGCGTCAACAGTGACCCAGAAGCAAAG tgtttTGCAGTGCGCTCTCTGGGGTGGGTGGAGATGGCCGAGGAGGACTTGGCTCCAGGAAAGAGCAGTGTTGCTGTTAACAACTGCATCCGACAGCTGTCCTACTGCAAGAACGACATCCGAGATACTGTGGGCATCTGGGGAGAG GGGAAGGACATGTACCTACTGCTGGAGAATAATATGTTGAACCTGGTCGACCCCATGGACCGCAGTGTGCTTCACTCTCAGCCAATCGCAAGTATCCGTGTCTGGGGCGTTGGCCGGGACAATGGCAG GGACTTTGCATATGTGGCGCGGGATAAAAACACCAGGATCCTGAAATGTCATGTGTTCCGCTGTGACACGCCAGCCAAAGCCATCGCCACCAGCCTGCATGAGATCTGCTCCCGG ataatgacagagagaaagaatgcCAAAGCGATGGCTGGAGGCTCTCTCCAGGACAGGATGCAGGCAGGACTGGATCTCCCTTTACAAG CAGAGTTCCCCACACCAAAGACAGAGCTGGTCCAGAAGTTTCAGGTGCTTTACCTTGGGATGTTACCTGTGGCCAGACCAATAG GCATGGACATACTGAATGGAGCTATAGACAGTTTAATCGGTTCTTCCAGCAGAGAGGACTGGACTCCAGTAGCCCTCAATGTGGCAGATGCTACTGTCACCATCAGCAAAGACAAG GACGAAGAGGAAGTGCTGGTGGAGTGTCGCGTTCGTTTCCTGTCTTTCATGGGCGTCGGGCGTGACGTGCACACGTTTGCCTTTGTCATGGACGTTGGCGGCCATCATTTTGACTGTCACGTCTTCTGGTGTGAGCCCAACGCTGGGAATGTGTCGGAGGCTGTACAGGCAGCTTGTATG CTGCGGTACCAGAAGTGTTTGGTGGCTCGACCCCCCTCCCAGAAAGCCTGCGGCTCGTCTCCCCCCGGTGACTCGGTGTCCCGCCGGGTTTCGACCAGCGTGAAGAGAGGCGTCCTGTCTCTCATCGACACCCTCAAACAGAAGAGGCCCGTCACCGAGTTGCCGCAGTAA
- the apbb2b gene encoding amyloid beta precursor protein binding family B member 2 isoform X7 — MTERKNAKAMAGGSLQDRMQAGLDLPLQAEFPTPKTELVQKFQVLYLGMLPVARPIGMDILNGAIDSLIGSSSREDWTPVALNVADATVTISKDKDEEEVLVECRVRFLSFMGVGRDVHTFAFVMDVGGHHFDCHVFWCEPNAGNVSEAVQAACMLRYQKCLVARPPSQKACGSSPPGDSVSRRVSTSVKRGVLSLIDTLKQKRPVTELPQ; from the exons atgacagagagaaagaatgcCAAAGCGATGGCTGGAGGCTCTCTCCAGGACAGGATGCAGGCAGGACTGGATCTCCCTTTACAAG CAGAGTTCCCCACACCAAAGACAGAGCTGGTCCAGAAGTTTCAGGTGCTTTACCTTGGGATGTTACCTGTGGCCAGACCAATAG GCATGGACATACTGAATGGAGCTATAGACAGTTTAATCGGTTCTTCCAGCAGAGAGGACTGGACTCCAGTAGCCCTCAATGTGGCAGATGCTACTGTCACCATCAGCAAAGACAAG GACGAAGAGGAAGTGCTGGTGGAGTGTCGCGTTCGTTTCCTGTCTTTCATGGGCGTCGGGCGTGACGTGCACACGTTTGCCTTTGTCATGGACGTTGGCGGCCATCATTTTGACTGTCACGTCTTCTGGTGTGAGCCCAACGCTGGGAATGTGTCGGAGGCTGTACAGGCAGCTTGTATG CTGCGGTACCAGAAGTGTTTGGTGGCTCGACCCCCCTCCCAGAAAGCCTGCGGCTCGTCTCCCCCCGGTGACTCGGTGTCCCGCCGGGTTTCGACCAGCGTGAAGAGAGGCGTCCTGTCTCTCATCGACACCCTCAAACAGAAGAGGCCCGTCACCGAGTTGCCGCAGTAA